From a region of the Dehalococcoidia bacterium genome:
- a CDS encoding NAD(P)-dependent glycerol-3-phosphate dehydrogenase — MSPKVAVVGTTGWGTTLGIMLARKGLDVVLWARTEAEAAQINRDSQNKAHLPSVMFPENLWVTASAGEALDEAELTVLGVPAQAMRANLGLIRDHLWEKTLLLSLAKGIEIETTMRMSEVITEELPSVFADRIAILSGPNFAQEVVQSLPTATVVASANLEVASAIQRIISSSNFRAYTNADVIGVELGGALKNVVALAVGMSDGLGYGDNTRAALITRGLMEIARLGVAAGANPLTFSGLAGMGDLVATCTSQLSRNRFVGQELAKGRELEEVLSSMSGIAEGVDTTVAALELAGKLGVEMPIATQVYRVLFEGIEVRQAVRALMERELKHELNID; from the coding sequence ATGAGTCCCAAGGTCGCTGTTGTCGGGACCACCGGTTGGGGAACCACCCTGGGGATTATGCTGGCCCGGAAAGGGTTGGATGTTGTTCTCTGGGCGCGAACCGAAGCAGAAGCTGCCCAGATTAATAGGGATTCCCAGAACAAGGCTCATTTACCCTCGGTCATGTTTCCGGAAAATCTGTGGGTCACGGCCTCTGCCGGGGAAGCTCTGGATGAGGCGGAATTGACTGTTCTTGGTGTGCCGGCACAAGCGATGCGGGCCAATCTGGGGCTGATCAGAGACCATCTTTGGGAGAAAACGCTTCTGCTGAGCCTGGCCAAGGGAATTGAGATCGAGACAACCATGCGCATGTCCGAGGTTATTACTGAAGAGCTTCCTTCCGTATTTGCTGATCGGATCGCAATTCTCTCCGGTCCCAACTTTGCCCAGGAAGTTGTGCAGAGCTTGCCGACGGCCACGGTGGTGGCCTCAGCGAATTTGGAGGTGGCCAGTGCTATCCAACGGATCATATCCTCTTCCAACTTCAGGGCCTATACCAATGCCGACGTCATCGGGGTCGAACTCGGAGGCGCTCTCAAGAATGTGGTGGCCCTGGCGGTTGGCATGTCCGATGGATTGGGTTATGGTGATAACACCCGTGCCGCTCTGATCACCCGGGGCCTGATGGAGATCGCTCGATTAGGTGTAGCGGCGGGGGCCAATCCTCTCACCTTCTCTGGACTTGCAGGCATGGGGGATTTGGTGGCCACCTGCACCAGTCAGCTCAGTCGAAATCGCTTTGTGGGGCAGGAGCTGGCCAAGGGACGAGAGCTGGAAGAGGTACTCTCTTCGATGAGCGGCATTGCTGAAGGAGTGGATACGACGGTGGCGGCCTTGGAGTTGGCGGGCAAATTGGGGGTCGAGATGCCGATCGCGACACAGGTTTACCGGGTACTGTTCGAAGGGATTGAAGTGAGGCAGGCTGTCCGCGCTCTCATGGAACGGGAACTCAAGCATGAGTTGAACATCGACTGA
- the plsY gene encoding glycerol-3-phosphate 1-O-acyltransferase PlsY, with translation MAFDSAIIILIGYLLGAIPFGLLIGKLTRGIDVREYGSGNIGFANVFRTCGAKAGLATFVLDIVKGTLAAWLGGKIIGGDHMAVGQVMGALAAVLGHNWPVYLKFKGGKGVDTSVGGLIAMSPWIGFASLAIGLVVILITRYVSVGSMTGSFSSIPILIPFVVTGNQPAEYLIYCVIVTILIVYRHRDNIANLRAGTEHKLGQKGEKR, from the coding sequence CGGCGATCATTATTCTCATCGGATATCTCCTGGGGGCTATTCCCTTTGGTCTTCTCATCGGCAAGCTGACTCGTGGCATTGACGTCCGCGAATATGGCAGCGGCAACATCGGGTTCGCCAATGTTTTCCGTACGTGTGGAGCCAAAGCCGGGCTGGCCACATTTGTTCTCGATATCGTGAAGGGGACGCTGGCTGCCTGGCTCGGCGGGAAAATTATCGGCGGAGATCATATGGCCGTTGGCCAGGTGATGGGGGCGCTGGCGGCAGTGCTGGGGCATAACTGGCCGGTCTACCTCAAATTCAAGGGAGGTAAGGGTGTTGATACATCAGTCGGTGGGCTGATTGCCATGTCTCCCTGGATCGGGTTCGCCAGTCTGGCGATTGGTCTGGTGGTGATCTTGATTACACGATACGTCTCCGTCGGATCGATGACCGGCTCTTTCAGTTCCATTCCGATTCTGATACCCTTCGTCGTCACGGGAAATCAGCCGGCGGAATATTTAATCTATTGCGTGATCGTCACCATCTTGATTGTCTATCGGCATCGGGATAATATCGCTAACCTGAGAGCCGGCACCGAACACAAGCTGGGGCAGAAGGGAGAAAAACGATGA